Proteins found in one Ketobacter sp. MCCC 1A13808 genomic segment:
- a CDS encoding sterol desaturase family protein, whose amino-acid sequence MNLTFFQWWLSCYTILISLYFSLSWFISNDIKTTRLAKIQKDKELKLELVKRDIKQSVKSLLLISFFVGSAIWLNQEGFTVVSAWEPSILSFVLWLLVSMFLYDTWFYWVHRIIHTKRFYRRIHLWHHRSKSPVVWSNNSDTLLDGVLTQSYWVFAALVLPMPTALVILVHKIYDQVTGMLGHAGYEYGGMLTLPPSPFAAVTFHDQHHEHFTCNYATQFLFWDKLMGTLHPDYNDVTARNLKSPQQSTQDKIENT is encoded by the coding sequence ATGAATTTAACTTTTTTTCAGTGGTGGCTTAGCTGCTACACGATTCTGATTTCACTTTATTTCAGCTTAAGCTGGTTCATTAGTAACGACATCAAGACAACGCGTTTGGCGAAAATCCAAAAAGACAAAGAACTAAAGCTGGAGTTGGTCAAACGCGATATCAAGCAAAGTGTTAAATCACTGCTGCTGATATCGTTTTTCGTGGGTAGCGCCATCTGGTTGAACCAGGAAGGGTTCACTGTGGTGTCCGCGTGGGAACCTTCGATCCTTTCTTTTGTGCTCTGGCTGTTGGTGTCCATGTTCTTATATGACACCTGGTTTTACTGGGTACACCGGATCATTCATACCAAACGATTTTATAGGCGTATTCATCTGTGGCACCATCGCTCCAAATCCCCTGTGGTCTGGTCGAATAACAGCGACACCCTATTAGACGGAGTTCTGACACAAAGCTATTGGGTGTTCGCAGCTTTGGTTCTGCCGATGCCAACCGCGTTGGTGATACTGGTTCATAAAATATATGACCAGGTAACCGGCATGCTTGGTCACGCTGGTTATGAGTACGGCGGTATGCTGACCCTGCCCCCGTCACCTTTTGCTGCGGTTACCTTTCATGACCAGCACCATGAGCACTTCACTTGCAATTACGCTACGCAGTTCCTGTTTTGGGACAAGCTGATGGGCACATTGCATCCGGATTATAACGACGTGACTGCACGTAATTTAAAATCACCGCAACAATCTACTCAAGACAAAATTGAAAATACCTAA
- a CDS encoding PAS domain S-box protein translates to MSQKDRIVPEPNEMKRRTRDFDWAATPLGPRAQWPQGLKTAVEIMLGSRYAMWLGWGPELTYFYNDAYAEMTLGAKHPWALGRPAKDVWSETWSDLGPRAESVLQTGEATWDESLLLFLQRRNFLEETYHTFSYSALSADDGSIGGLLCVVTEDTERVIGERRLNTLRELAARTSESVRTVTQACQDVARVLQNSRKDLPVALVYLLENDGQHATLEGVTGIDPTLPICVDRVDISERGVHWPFQEVVQRGRSVEVGNLGHHFGEAPAGIWPEVPQKAVVLPLSKPGQNQLAGFLVAMVSPRLEFDDAYRGFFELVAGQIATAVANARAYEEERKRAEALAELDRAKTTFFSNVSHEFRTPLTLMLGPIEEMLNGVGEPLPGSVKANLEVVNRNALRLLRLVNSLLDFSRVEAGRNNALFQPTDIAGFTIDLASVFRSALERGGLKLIINCPPMSEPVYLDREMWEKIVLNLLSNAFKFTFEGSVSVSLQAWEEGVELCVQDSGTGIAEDQLPHLFDRFHRIENVRSRTHEGSGIGLALVQELVKLHGGTIKVESQIDIGTLFSIHIPFGKHHLPAEQVAEFVPAPFAEGSASRYLEEALRWLPDEALEIDTIEGQPPLILVADDNADMREYIVRLLSENYRVVAVADGEAALEVIRRRRPNLVLSDVMMPKLDGFGLLRLLRDDPDLQQIPVIMLSARAGAESRIDGMEAGADDYLVKPFSARELLVRVDSYLKISKLRTEAARQVRENQLKLRLALEVARMVHWEWDQATDKLELSQNAQTVFGVLPDSSIQNLQSAFDLVHPDDRAFVRTAIENAADSASEFHFEFRILRPDNGDTAWFEQWGYAIVDESRNSVRLDGVAMDVTERKVSETALHKSESHLRAVIENTPECIKIVDKQGTLLQMNDAGQQMIEVSKGARVIGGCVYDLIAPEYRDAFKAFNERICAGERGELEFDIIGYQGTRRHMESHAVALKRSNGDFVQLALTRDISARRRAEIALRNERDLLAITLRSIGDAVIATDSNACITNMNAVAEALTGWTLNEAMGQPLESVFRIVNETSRDNVENPALKALRDGVVVGLANHTLLIHKQGHEFPIDDSAAPIISHDGKLVGCVLVFRDISERKIMENALRESEAHFRHMADNAPTMLWVSDPEGACTFLSRGWYEYTGQTEAEGVGLGWLAAVHPEDRDRIGTIFSDANRAQREFSFDYRLKGHNGEYRWAIDAGRPRFDARGHYLGYVGAVFDVHERKLAEYFRSSQALILEMITTEQKLSEILPELVNLIEKQIVGAIGSILLLNASGTQLATGSAPRLPDFYNRAIDGIEIGPAAGSCGTAIYTHQRVIVDDIGSSPLWEDFRGLAHDSGLHACWSEPITAADGTLLGTFAVYFQQVRSPKTAEISTLESVARFAGIAIDRPRAQQALREREQRFRVFTQATSDMVFRVSANWYEVHQIEGRAFIRDANRPSDKWIENYIYQDDLATALAELEIAAVNKQVLEFEHRVVRQDGSLGWTLTRAIPILSDSGDIIEWFGAATDITERKSAQEAQIRNAETFATLVEQSPLGIYVVDSDFRIALVSLGSMPAFQNVQPVIGRDFAEVMRTIWPPSFAEDAIRIFRHTLNTGEPYLAPSLTEQRKDLGEQESYEWQVNRIVLADGQFGVVCYYYDSTRLQAALQALGESEERFRMLAENMSQLAWTCEVLGKVTWLNQRWLDYIGRPFEEMGDEGWLQTIHPDYISQVKGSIANALRSGEVWEDTFPLLGYDGQYRWFLSRAIPIRDEREVIVYWFGTNTDITELRETQQLLQEADERKNEFLATLAHELRNPLAPIRTGLDFLRMTKANPVNVDETLSTMERQTLQLITLVDDLLDVSRITRGKLELKRASVALSDIVKSAVEASNPFIVDSGHRLTVRLPENPVYLHADPHRMAQVISNVLNNAAKYTPDGGEIQLMVIPNGEWVSISVKDNGIGIPPAMLGRIFEMFTQIEHPIERTYAGLGIGLTLVKRLVEMHGGSISVQSEGELKGSTFVVRLPILKETDTVSERMPAEQATLDMTAELRIVIADDNKDAASTLTQLIEILGHEVFVAHDGWDAIQLAEKVRPDVILMDIGMPNMNGYEATREIRLRPWGSEITIIALTGWGQSEDRRKTAEAGFNHHLVKPLDLSELTSLLSGLSGSVRESTSTDEISD, encoded by the coding sequence ATGAGTCAGAAAGATAGAATTGTCCCTGAACCTAATGAAATGAAACGGCGTACCCGGGACTTTGATTGGGCGGCCACGCCTCTCGGACCGCGTGCGCAATGGCCTCAGGGCCTGAAAACGGCAGTGGAAATTATGCTTGGTTCGCGCTACGCCATGTGGCTTGGATGGGGGCCGGAATTAACCTATTTTTACAACGATGCCTACGCAGAAATGACGCTGGGTGCCAAGCATCCTTGGGCACTCGGACGACCGGCAAAAGACGTCTGGTCGGAGACCTGGTCAGACCTCGGCCCGCGGGCCGAATCGGTGTTACAAACCGGTGAGGCGACCTGGGATGAAAGTTTGTTGTTATTCCTACAACGACGCAACTTCCTGGAGGAAACGTATCACACCTTTTCTTATAGCGCGTTGTCCGCAGACGATGGCAGCATTGGCGGCCTGCTATGTGTTGTTACTGAAGACACAGAAAGAGTGATTGGTGAACGTCGCTTAAACACCTTGCGTGAGCTTGCCGCGCGCACTAGTGAATCGGTGCGGACGGTGACGCAGGCATGTCAGGATGTTGCCCGGGTGCTGCAAAACAGCCGCAAGGATCTACCTGTCGCACTGGTTTATCTTTTAGAAAACGATGGTCAGCATGCAACCTTGGAAGGGGTGACTGGGATCGACCCGACGTTGCCAATATGTGTCGATAGAGTGGATATATCAGAGCGCGGTGTTCACTGGCCATTCCAGGAAGTAGTACAGCGCGGACGCAGTGTTGAAGTTGGAAACCTGGGCCATCACTTTGGCGAAGCCCCGGCGGGTATCTGGCCGGAAGTGCCGCAAAAGGCCGTGGTATTGCCACTTTCGAAGCCCGGTCAAAACCAGCTCGCCGGATTTCTGGTGGCGATGGTCAGCCCGAGATTGGAGTTTGACGATGCGTACCGGGGGTTTTTTGAGCTTGTGGCCGGGCAAATAGCCACTGCTGTTGCCAACGCCCGGGCCTACGAAGAGGAACGAAAGCGCGCCGAGGCGCTGGCGGAATTAGACCGGGCAAAAACCACTTTCTTTTCCAATGTCAGCCATGAGTTCCGCACGCCGCTGACCTTAATGTTAGGTCCGATAGAGGAGATGTTGAATGGGGTGGGGGAACCACTGCCGGGATCTGTTAAGGCAAATCTGGAAGTGGTAAACCGGAATGCCCTGCGTTTGCTTCGGTTGGTGAATTCGTTATTGGATTTCTCCCGTGTCGAAGCGGGACGCAACAACGCGCTTTTTCAACCGACGGATATTGCCGGCTTCACCATCGATCTGGCCAGTGTGTTTCGCTCCGCACTTGAGCGAGGTGGATTAAAGCTGATAATAAACTGCCCGCCTATGTCCGAGCCAGTATATCTCGATCGGGAAATGTGGGAAAAAATTGTTCTGAATCTACTTTCCAACGCCTTTAAATTTACCTTTGAGGGCAGTGTGTCTGTTTCATTACAAGCCTGGGAAGAAGGCGTAGAGCTGTGTGTTCAAGATAGCGGTACTGGTATTGCGGAAGACCAGCTGCCTCATTTGTTCGACCGCTTCCATAGAATTGAGAATGTCCGCTCGCGTACCCACGAAGGCAGCGGTATCGGACTGGCGTTAGTGCAGGAGTTGGTGAAGTTGCATGGGGGGACGATCAAGGTAGAGAGCCAGATCGATATAGGTACCCTGTTTTCAATTCACATTCCGTTCGGTAAACATCATTTGCCTGCCGAACAAGTAGCAGAATTCGTACCCGCACCGTTTGCTGAAGGAAGCGCTTCACGCTATTTAGAAGAAGCGCTACGCTGGCTTCCGGATGAGGCGTTGGAAATAGACACGATCGAAGGCCAGCCTCCGCTGATATTGGTGGCGGATGACAATGCGGATATGCGGGAGTACATTGTACGCCTGTTGTCGGAAAACTACCGGGTAGTTGCTGTTGCAGACGGCGAAGCGGCTTTGGAGGTGATTCGCCGCAGGCGGCCGAATTTGGTGCTGAGCGATGTAATGATGCCCAAACTGGACGGTTTCGGGCTTCTCCGCCTGCTTCGCGATGATCCCGATTTGCAACAGATTCCCGTGATTATGTTGTCCGCACGGGCGGGAGCGGAAAGTCGTATCGACGGTATGGAAGCCGGCGCCGATGACTATCTAGTTAAGCCCTTTAGCGCACGGGAGCTGTTGGTGCGTGTGGACTCCTACCTTAAAATCAGCAAACTACGGACCGAAGCTGCCAGACAGGTACGTGAAAACCAGTTGAAATTACGACTGGCGCTTGAAGTCGCCCGTATGGTGCATTGGGAGTGGGATCAGGCAACGGACAAGCTCGAGTTGTCACAAAATGCCCAGACCGTTTTTGGCGTGTTACCGGACTCCAGCATCCAGAATCTGCAAAGCGCATTTGATTTAGTGCATCCTGATGATCGTGCGTTTGTCCGTACGGCTATCGAAAATGCAGCCGACAGCGCTAGCGAATTTCATTTTGAATTCCGCATCCTGCGGCCGGACAACGGCGATACTGCCTGGTTTGAACAATGGGGCTATGCCATTGTCGACGAGTCTCGCAATAGCGTTCGACTTGATGGCGTCGCGATGGATGTAACTGAGCGCAAAGTGTCGGAAACCGCATTGCATAAAAGTGAAAGCCATTTGCGGGCTGTCATTGAAAACACGCCTGAATGTATAAAAATTGTCGATAAACAGGGCACCCTGCTGCAAATGAACGACGCCGGACAGCAGATGATTGAAGTAAGCAAGGGCGCGAGAGTGATTGGTGGTTGTGTTTACGATCTTATCGCACCGGAATACCGCGATGCGTTCAAGGCCTTTAACGAACGAATCTGCGCCGGTGAGCGCGGTGAGTTGGAGTTCGATATTATCGGTTACCAGGGCACCCGGCGCCATATGGAATCCCATGCTGTTGCATTAAAACGTTCGAATGGAGATTTTGTGCAGTTAGCACTGACTCGGGATATTTCCGCACGTCGCCGAGCTGAAATTGCACTGCGTAATGAACGTGACCTGCTGGCCATTACACTTCGCAGTATCGGTGATGCCGTGATCGCAACGGATAGTAACGCCTGTATTACCAATATGAATGCCGTCGCTGAGGCGCTTACAGGATGGACGCTCAATGAGGCAATGGGGCAACCCCTCGAATCCGTATTCCGTATTGTTAATGAAACTTCGCGGGACAACGTCGAGAATCCGGCATTGAAAGCGCTGCGTGACGGTGTGGTCGTAGGGTTGGCGAATCACACGCTTCTTATTCATAAACAAGGCCATGAGTTTCCAATTGATGATAGTGCTGCGCCAATCATTAGCCACGACGGTAAGTTGGTGGGCTGTGTGTTGGTGTTTCGTGATATCAGTGAGCGCAAAATCATGGAGAATGCGTTGCGCGAAAGTGAAGCCCATTTCCGCCATATGGCCGATAATGCGCCCACCATGCTCTGGGTTTCTGATCCGGAAGGTGCCTGCACTTTTCTTTCCCGCGGGTGGTATGAATACACCGGGCAAACAGAAGCAGAGGGGGTGGGGTTAGGCTGGCTCGCAGCCGTTCATCCCGAAGACCGGGACCGAATTGGAACTATTTTTTCAGATGCAAATCGCGCGCAACGAGAATTCTCGTTCGATTATCGCCTAAAAGGCCATAATGGCGAGTACCGTTGGGCGATCGATGCCGGTCGGCCCAGATTCGACGCGCGTGGCCACTACCTCGGATATGTCGGTGCGGTGTTCGATGTTCACGAGCGTAAGTTGGCCGAGTATTTTCGCTCAAGTCAGGCGCTGATCTTGGAAATGATCACCACAGAGCAGAAACTAAGCGAGATTCTTCCTGAGCTGGTCAATTTAATAGAAAAGCAGATAGTGGGCGCAATTGGATCGATTCTTCTGTTGAATGCGAGTGGAACTCAGCTTGCCACTGGATCAGCTCCGCGACTTCCTGATTTTTATAATAGGGCTATTGATGGAATAGAAATAGGCCCTGCCGCAGGCTCCTGTGGTACCGCTATCTATACTCATCAGCGAGTCATCGTCGACGACATCGGTAGCAGCCCGTTATGGGAGGATTTTCGTGGACTTGCTCATGACAGTGGGCTGCATGCCTGCTGGTCCGAACCGATTACCGCAGCGGACGGAACGTTACTTGGTACCTTCGCGGTGTATTTTCAACAAGTACGTTCCCCAAAAACAGCGGAAATCAGCACTCTGGAATCGGTGGCACGATTTGCGGGTATTGCTATCGACCGGCCACGAGCGCAGCAAGCTCTGCGCGAGCGCGAACAACGTTTTCGTGTCTTCACTCAGGCCACGTCTGATATGGTTTTTCGGGTCAGCGCAAACTGGTATGAGGTTCACCAAATAGAAGGGCGAGCGTTTATTAGGGACGCAAACCGGCCATCTGATAAGTGGATAGAGAACTATATCTATCAGGACGATCTGGCTACCGCGCTAGCGGAGTTAGAAATCGCCGCAGTGAACAAGCAGGTCCTTGAGTTTGAACACCGGGTTGTCCGCCAGGACGGCTCTCTTGGCTGGACATTAACCCGGGCTATACCGATCTTGAGTGATAGCGGAGACATTATCGAGTGGTTTGGTGCAGCGACGGATATAACCGAAAGGAAGAGCGCCCAGGAAGCACAGATACGTAATGCTGAAACGTTTGCAACCCTCGTGGAGCAATCGCCGTTGGGTATTTATGTGGTGGACTCGGATTTTCGTATTGCGCTGGTCAGCCTCGGTTCGATGCCCGCCTTCCAGAACGTACAGCCGGTCATCGGGCGTGATTTTGCGGAGGTCATGCGCACCATTTGGCCGCCTTCCTTTGCCGAGGATGCCATTCGCATTTTTCGCCATACCCTCAACACAGGGGAGCCCTATCTGGCACCCAGTCTGACAGAGCAACGTAAGGATTTGGGCGAACAAGAGTCTTACGAATGGCAGGTCAATCGCATTGTTCTGGCGGACGGTCAATTCGGTGTTGTCTGTTATTACTATGATTCTACCCGGTTGCAAGCGGCGTTGCAGGCGTTGGGAGAAAGTGAAGAACGCTTTCGTATGTTGGCTGAAAATATGAGTCAGCTGGCCTGGACGTGTGAAGTGCTGGGCAAAGTGACTTGGCTTAATCAGCGTTGGCTTGATTACATCGGCAGACCGTTTGAAGAGATGGGAGACGAGGGCTGGTTACAAACAATTCATCCGGACTATATCAGCCAGGTGAAAGGCAGTATAGCGAACGCGCTCCGATCCGGCGAGGTCTGGGAAGATACGTTTCCTTTGCTGGGCTATGATGGTCAGTACCGATGGTTTCTTTCACGGGCGATTCCGATTCGTGATGAACGGGAAGTTATTGTCTACTGGTTCGGAACGAATACGGACATTACAGAGTTGCGGGAGACCCAACAGCTGCTACAAGAAGCGGACGAGCGAAAAAATGAATTTCTAGCGACGCTTGCTCATGAATTGCGAAATCCACTTGCACCAATCCGTACGGGGCTCGATTTTCTACGAATGACCAAGGCAAATCCAGTCAACGTCGACGAAACCCTTTCCACTATGGAACGTCAGACGTTGCAATTGATTACATTGGTCGATGATCTGCTTGATGTATCGCGCATCACCCGGGGCAAACTCGAACTAAAGCGTGCTTCAGTGGCGTTGTCGGATATCGTTAAAAGTGCGGTTGAAGCCTCTAATCCGTTTATCGTGGATTCGGGGCATAGACTAACCGTGCGTCTGCCTGAAAACCCGGTTTATTTACATGCTGATCCGCATCGCATGGCGCAAGTTATATCCAACGTGTTAAATAATGCAGCCAAGTACACGCCGGATGGCGGTGAAATTCAGCTTATGGTAATACCGAATGGGGAATGGGTTAGTATTTCCGTAAAAGACAACGGAATTGGCATCCCCCCGGCGATGCTGGGACGAATATTTGAAATGTTTACCCAGATCGAGCACCCGATTGAAAGGACGTATGCCGGGTTGGGTATCGGGTTAACCTTAGTGAAACGATTGGTGGAAATGCACGGCGGTAGTATTTCAGTGCAGAGTGAAGGTGAACTCAAAGGCAGTACATTCGTTGTTCGTTTACCAATTCTGAAAGAAACCGATACGGTGAGTGAGCGTATGCCAGCAGAGCAAGCGACGTTGGATATGACAGCAGAATTGAGAATCGTGATCGCAGATGACAACAAAGATGCCGCCAGTACCTTGACGCAGCTAATAGAAATACTGGGCCATGAAGTGTTTGTTGCGCATGATGGTTGGGACGCTATTCAGTTGGCAGAAAAGGTTCGGCCCGATGTTATATTGATGGATATCGGAATGCCAAATATGAATGGATATGAGGCCACTCGCGAAATTCGCCTGCGCCCCTGGGGTAGTGAAATTACGATAATTGCGTTAACCGGTTGGGGGCAAAGTGAAGATCGACGAAAAACCGCAGAAGCCGGGTTTAATCATCATCTAGTAAAACCGTTGGATCTGAGTGAGTTGACGTCGTTGTTGTCGGGCCTTTCCGGCTCGGTACGGGAATCGACGTCAACTGACGAAATCAGTGATTGA
- a CDS encoding mechanosensitive ion channel domain-containing protein: protein MLRKLFLLLTLVTAMVWGPLASADPIQDIWTGEKVDLPTTNETKSISVTDNAQTDAAIEERLKNIYSNIQELKSIQVKVNSGVVALSGELLTTAAQTEAIELASQVEGVVEVEDRTIRVKTISVRLRHALDNFVARTDQWIAYLPLLMVALIVMIGFWLLSRWVLRWDGFFQRFSNNAFIVDLLKQVTRALLIVTGLFVALEILDATALLGSLLGAAGLLGLAVGFAIRDTVENYLASILLSVRQPFSPNDHIVLDSYEGKVIRLTSRATILMTFDGNHVRIPNAIVYKGIITNYTRNPERRFRFQVGVDTGVDLTAARSLAIKTTLQTEGVIASPAPACHIETLGDSNVVLTVYGWTDQLRFDFLKVRSAVIQNVKDAFDAADFEMPEPIYRLRLQGMAESMLEQTTQRKADDSVRAPVTDIPASEAVTQQINHAIGVEKDTELDVKIQQEAAQEADLLNDNVAKE, encoded by the coding sequence ATGCTACGTAAATTATTTCTATTGCTAACGCTGGTCACGGCGATGGTATGGGGTCCACTTGCAAGTGCGGATCCCATTCAGGATATCTGGACCGGGGAAAAAGTAGACCTGCCGACTACTAATGAAACCAAGTCCATTTCGGTGACCGACAACGCGCAAACTGACGCCGCGATCGAAGAACGTTTAAAGAATATCTATTCCAACATTCAAGAGCTGAAGTCAATCCAGGTCAAGGTCAACAGTGGCGTGGTGGCGTTGTCCGGAGAATTGCTAACCACAGCCGCCCAAACCGAAGCGATTGAATTGGCATCCCAGGTGGAAGGGGTGGTGGAGGTTGAGGATCGCACTATCCGAGTGAAAACCATCAGCGTGCGTCTGCGTCATGCACTGGATAACTTCGTCGCGCGCACGGATCAGTGGATCGCTTATCTGCCATTGCTGATGGTCGCGTTGATCGTGATGATTGGCTTCTGGTTGTTGTCCCGCTGGGTGTTGCGTTGGGATGGTTTTTTTCAGCGTTTTTCCAACAATGCCTTCATCGTTGATTTGCTAAAGCAAGTTACCCGAGCCTTGTTAATAGTAACGGGATTGTTCGTTGCGTTAGAGATTCTGGATGCAACTGCGTTGTTGGGATCATTGCTCGGTGCGGCCGGGCTGCTGGGTTTGGCAGTTGGCTTTGCCATTCGTGACACAGTTGAAAATTATCTTGCCAGTATTTTGCTAAGTGTGCGTCAGCCGTTTTCACCCAATGACCATATCGTATTGGATAGCTATGAAGGTAAAGTCATTCGGCTTACATCCAGAGCCACGATTTTGATGACATTCGACGGCAACCATGTGCGTATTCCCAACGCGATTGTATATAAAGGTATCATTACTAATTATACGCGTAATCCTGAACGCAGATTCCGCTTTCAGGTGGGTGTTGATACGGGTGTGGATCTGACGGCGGCCCGTTCGTTGGCCATTAAAACTACGCTGCAAACAGAAGGCGTAATTGCGTCACCGGCGCCAGCTTGTCACATCGAAACCCTGGGCGATTCTAATGTGGTCCTAACGGTTTATGGTTGGACGGATCAGCTACGATTTGATTTTCTAAAGGTGCGCAGCGCGGTTATTCAGAATGTAAAAGATGCATTTGATGCAGCCGATTTTGAAATGCCAGAACCGATCTATCGCCTGCGCTTGCAGGGAATGGCCGAGAGCATGCTGGAGCAAACCACGCAAAGAAAAGCGGATGACAGCGTGAGAGCGCCAGTTACTGATATCCCCGCCAGCGAAGCCGTAACCCAGCAAATCAATCACGCAATTGGTGTCGAAAAAGATACGGAGCTGGACGTAAAAATTCAGCAGGAAGCGGCTCAGGAAGCTGATTTGCTTAACGACAATGTAGCCAAAGAATAA